The Oreochromis niloticus isolate F11D_XX linkage group LG4, O_niloticus_UMD_NMBU, whole genome shotgun sequence DNA segment CAtggtgtttttttcttgcttgtgCCAATTATTGTGCAATTTTCTAAAGTTTAAGGCGATGCGTGTGCAGATAGAATGCACACACTGTTGCAAAGTATCCACAATGCATACTGTAAAAGCAGAATCAGGCTAGTGTTACACTCAGTCATGTTTCCAAGCTGCCATTGCATGAACCCACTGTTGTTAACCATAAGTGGCGATGATCTATGTCATTTACCCAAACTCATGTCACATGAAAaaacagaccaaaaaaaaacctttacacTGACTGAGCTGAGATCAAACTGACCAGTTAATGCTTAAGCAGGGCTACTTGTTCAAGTATTTAATCTAAAATCACACATCTTAGGAACTTAATGtaactttgctgtttgttttagttAAAAAACACTACGATGAGCCGACACTGAACCCCTAGTACCGAGCAATGCTGTTACTGATGTGATGTTTAAACTCACAGTAATGCTGTTGGCTCATGTGGAtacttattttgcttttttcattaGAAAGTTTCATTAtattgaaaaataaacacataaacTGCTGTAACGCCTTCATCGTGTTAAACCAGTGCTGACACAACACTGGTGTTTGCTGAAAGGCTGATACCAGTGTACCACCGATATAGCATCTGTGCATTCCTGTGTGATGGCCACGTAATCAAAGTGCCAACCAGAGTGTGTTATGTGTCTGACATATTATAGCAGTCACTGCGATTAATAGTTGAATGTATTGTTTACTTCATTTGACTCATTGTTGCTCTTGTTTTTGCATAGTTATTTGCTGATACTTGATTTCCAGTATGTGGCTCTGGTTCCTCTttgttctctgtttgtttggatggttttgttttgtttgagcaCTTAGTTCACTATGTTGTCTTTGTTATCTTGCTCAGTCATTGTTCCTTAAAGGTACAGTAGTTAATTTCTTAGGTTATTTATCAGAACCCAAAAATGTTCTACTCATAAACATACACCGATTAGCATGTAAATACATCTTCCAACAAACTGATGCATTCTCATAAACTTAGAATGAATCCATTACGAATATATAGGAGCCTTTATGGACGCCACCATGCTGCCCTGCTGTCTTCGACATTCCACCTGATGGTGTTTTCTATATATAATGACCACATGTTTGTAAGGGATACATAGTAAGACTTATAAACATGTATATTCTCATCATCTATTCCTCATTGTGTCTCCCTCCTCCTCTACCACCTCATCTTCTTGCTCCTCACCTCAAGCCTCAtctcctgaactgaagtcaAGGCTCTAACACGAGAAAAGAtgcataaacatgcttttttcATTCCCAATACTGTCGCAATTACTTATTGTCAGCAGATTAGACATGCCATCCTCCCGCCAGACAGCTGACAACAGGCCCACTACAAGCTAATATTATGCCAGCTAATGTTGGGCTTGAGTTTCCTAAAACTCACACTTTCCCATTGGTCAGCAGTTTACATTCTCACATCGTATGAGAGTTAACTAAAGGTCCTAAAGGTCCAAACAATGTTAGATCCATTTCAAAgcggctaacagcagctaataaCAGCACTTACTGACAGAAAAGTTCAGAATATCCTCAGCAACTCACCTCAGTATCGCTGTCATCAGACAGAAGTGAACTTCACTGATTTATCGACTCGTATAAGACTCCTTTCACAAGGTTTTACAGCGTCCTGCAGAGTAAATAGACATGGACACATATTGGCAGCTGAGATAAACAGCAGATCTATAGCCAACACTCACTACTGGGGAACAGCAGTCAGAGTTGTTTGTCCTACAGGAGCCACTGTACCTACGATTATGCATTTAGAGgggtaagaaaacaaaacttaacTGAATGCAAATTATAGACATCTACTGGTGAGATTTTAGATACTGTAACTTTTAAGTTTATTCAGTTCACTTGACCACTTTCAAGGGCTCGTCACTTTTAAAggcctcctctcctccttcctgCCTTTTTAGCTTTGTGCTAAGCTAACCACCTGCATGCAAACCCACTTCCGAAAGTTGGATGCACCAACCATTTTCACTGCAATGCATGGAGGCCAGATTAGCACCTGAACACTTTTTCAAGTAAGCCATGGTTTTATCATGTGCACAAAGGGAGGCTTAGCATTCCCTTACTCTTTCCATGAGAAACACATATCTACAAACCCTGAATATATCACTTAACGCCCCCCCACTAACCCTCATGCTGACTTTTGAACTGTGTGCTGATAACAGGCTGAACAGTTCCTCTACTCTTTAGGACATGGTAaccatgtctttgtttttttgttttgcattttatcTCACTCCATCTTACGTTTAGCCCTAGAGAAGACGGCAACCTCTTTGGACTTTGTCTCCCTCGGATGTGGCCTTTTCCGGTTGTTTATTGCCTTTGTCCCAATTTTGTGAAATGCATTCTTGGCATTCAGTTCACACAGAACAGCATTTGCTATATCACCTTCAATTAAATATAGCCCGTTCGGAGATAAGCTTGTATCTCTCAGCAGGAAAGCAGAATAGCTGCAATATGTGCACTTCCTGTGATAAAAATCTTTTCACAAACTTATTCTAAAACAGAACTGCCAATACCTACTTAATTTGCTAAGTATTGCTGCAAAACGTGGAAAATTTAAAAAGCGCGTTTTCTAAAATGCAGCTTTTACTATAGGTGGAAAAGTCCACATGAACAAAGTCTTGTTTTGAGCACCTATGCTGTAACTGGCCTCTATCGGGAACCGAAGGTGGTCAAACAGTAAAGAGCAAGCGGCTCAAAGTGTATCGCACTGTCAAAATGAGCATGTTTGCACAGAGGGTTCACATTTATGATATGATGGTGTGCATGCAGTTCATTGTCGCTTGTGCACATGCAGTGTCCACTGTGAAAACTGGGGTCAGCTGAGGTTTTGTGCCCCAGCTGTCACACTCAGCACACAAAGCCACGTGTTCCCTGCCACAAACATACAGGAATAAGTACCTGTATCAACAAACGTACAGTCTGAATCAAAGGCACTTCAAATGGACTAATCACACTCTGGGTTAACAATACGTAATATGATGTACAGTGTCCAAGATGCTACTCTAAGATATAACACCCTCAACTTCAGCAACGGTTGAATCATTGTTAAAACCAACAGACAATATTTAAACTTCCCAGTTctaaaaatgttctttatttcaAAATGACACACTAAATATCATTTTGTACACCAGACGATGACATTTTGGCCGTACACACCACATTTTTTATTctataaattattttaaaaacattatttacaGAACCTGTAGTTTCCCAATCATTTCTTAGAAAGAAACTCGGACTACATTCTAACTAAAGTTCCCGGTAGCATTGTGCAATGTTGCTCTAACTATACTGAAATCTGCTTGTGACATACATTACTAGAGGAACCTGCTAAACCTGTACACATGCCTTTGACACAGAATGGGAGACAAAGGCAAAAAGACGTTGTGTGAATTTGTTCACGGGTCTCTCGTACGACATTCGAAACTTGAAGCATTTGCTTATTTgtcgcaaagacaaaaaaaaagttatggataacttctgctttttgtttaaaaggaaaatggTTGATTTTGTAATAATGACTATCAAACATTCAGCAGTgggtttgcaaagaaaaaaaaagaggaaatgtcAGAAATGTTCACAAAACTCAAGGGTTCATATAAATGTTGCAAAAAACTGTGATGCAAAAAGAAGTCACATGCTTTGCAATGCAAAATTATGCTGTTAAACTCCTGCTTACTTCCCCAGGAATGCTAACTATGTAGAAGGTGTGCACCTCCATGTTCTCTGCATACAGCAGCCCTACACTGTGATAACTGCCACTGACTTTGTGCCAACTGTATTAAAAACTGCATTAGAAACATAAAACGATAAACTAAAAGGCTGCAGGTCAAGTAATTCAACTTCAACACTGCACTCCTCCTGCATGACACGTCCTGGTATTAAACGTGTAGCGTGTAGACTTGCCAAAATAATTTGCAGTTACTGATGCTGAAACACGGTGAAACATCAGGAAGGGTTAGGACAGCTTAGAGTTATTTAAGAACATAATACCAGGTTCTTTTTACTTCCCCATTGTTGCAAAAcctgttggggttttttttattatttgttatttttttgccaTTATCTAGTATtgcatattatttatttgttgctctattcaattcaactttatttctaaggcgccaaatcacaacaaaagtcaccccaaggcactttatattgtaaggtaaagaccctacaataatatatagaaaaccccaacaatcacatgacacCCCTCACTCCCCACaggcaagcacttggtgacagtgggaaggaaaaactcccttttaccaggaagaaacctccaaatCAGTGGAGCCACCTCATTACAATCAAGTGTATTAAAGTATAGTTACATAAGGAAAGATATTTCTATATTATGCTATGTGCAAAACTGGAGCAAGGGAGAATCTGCAGCTCTCCTGACAATTAGTAAAACTCTCGAAGGTGATCAAGAACGTTACATGCAGTATCAGAGCTACTAAAGAGGACCCGGGGTTCAAAAGTGCTCCAGCAGGGTGTTATATAAAGACTGTAATCACAGTTCACACTTCTAAAAAAAATTGCTCCACAGCCTGTGATTGATATAAGGGGTTATATGCTTCTCTTGTAAGACTGACTCACAGCCGGTGTCTCATTATGCTccacagaaagagagagcgagagagagagaaaggcgcAATATTACCTAATTGTTATGGGAAGATTATCCTCTCGCAGAAGGCGGGGCGAGAGAGGTcagatgatgatggtggtgatgatgatggtgcCTGAACCGCCGTGTTATGTGAACGGTCGATGAGAGCGCTCCTTTGGATGGTGGGAGGGGTGAAGGGGGAGGGGGGGCGGTCTCActcaggaacacacacacaaacagggccCCATCTGGTTCAAGTGAGGATAGGGACCGTCCTGAGCTGAACTCGACGTTACAAATAGGAGCTGCGGCATTCCAAGTGGAGCAGAGTGGAGGTGCGCTACACCGATGATAATATTGAATAACAGAGGCGAGTGAAGCCGCGCTTTGTGGACACCACAGAGGAAGGAAAAGCGCATTCTTCCTGAACAGGACCAAAAACACGTTTGGAGACGCCGAGAGCGGCCATGCGCACCCGCGGAGGAAACTCCTCATTCCACTGAGGTACAATAATGATCATTTTGTAAACAGAGTTTCCTTACAGTGATCTGATCAGCCTACAATAACaccaataaattaaaaatgtctttttgtgtttaaaCACCTGAGTGTCCTTTTCTTTCAAGCTGGTGCGGGACTGTGATTTTTACTCCCTCGCTAATGTTCACtttatgttttatgtatttCATAAAAATCGTCGTACTTTTGACTTTTTCAAAAGCACCTACGGCTGCCTCAAACTGCGCTCATGATGCTGAGgtaaagaagaagaggaatagGGTCATGgcagatgatttaaaaaaagaaaagcagccgGTCAGGGATCAGCGTGTCGGTGTCAGACATATGGGTCAGCGCTGATGGAGCGAGTGAAGACGGACACACCGGAAACCGGTCGTGAATCCGTTGATTAGGGTTTCCGATAGAATGCGCAGAAGAAGGATAAACTTGACGCACTAAATGTAAATGTAGGTTAGACTGTGATTGGGTCACCTTGTTATCTAGATGTATTTTTACATGTACTTCTTATTTACTGCCTTATACTCGGAGTACTGCCAAAAAATGTGTGGTGTGACTGACAGTTTGGAGTTTCCAGCACTCCCCTGTCTCACACTGAGTGAGGGCTTGCAAGGTTATATGGAAGTTGCTCCAGTTTTATTGGAGAGCTGTAATGGAGTTACATAATATTGTGTTGTAATAGCTCTTGCGTAACCACTAAATCCCTCTTCACTTGTCCTCTCTATCAAATTGATCACCAGGAGGCGCTGTTGCTACATTCCCGTCACACAGACGTCCAACAGAGTTCAGTGAGCCCTCAGCACCACACAGTGGCACTTGACGTTCATCACCAGCCGGGAGTTAATCATCCAACTACCCAGATGTTTGAAGAGGACTCCCAGGAGATGAGGGTCCAAGAGGACGTGGGAGTGCTCCGTGCCGTGGAGTCACCCTCGGCAGTGGCTTCTGCTGGAGGGGGAGCGGGAGGAGCTTTGTCTTTCACAGATGAAGCTGTGTCCATCCTGACTTCCAGTAGCCTGCTGGCCCGCTCGCTGCTGGGTCGTACCTCAGCCGTCAAACGCAAAGAGAGCCCTTCCTCCAGCGCCCGGCGCAAGCGCGAGTTCATACCTCACGAGAAGAAGGACGACAGCTACTGGGACAAGAGGAGGAAGAACAACGAGGCGGCTAAGCGCTCGCGAGAGAAGCGGCGCGTGAACGACATGGTCCTGGAGAGCCGTGTGCTGGCCCTGCTGGAGGAAAACGCGCGACTGCGAGCAGAGCTGTTGGCGCTCAAGTTCCGCTTTGGCCTGGTTAAAGACCCCTCCAATGCCCCAATACTGCCCCTAACTACAGCTCCCCAGCACACCCCTCAACCCTTGACTCCTCAATATTACCTCCCAAGGGGGGACGGCGGCCTCCAAGGCTCCTCAGCACCACATCCCAACAACCAACCAGCCCAGATGAGCAGCAGGGGCTCCAGGGATGCTGGGAGCATGTCAGAAGACTCGGGCTTCTCTACCCCAGGTGGGTCCAGCGTGGGCAGTCCGATTTTCTTTGAAGACCGCCTTAGCGACCATGGGAAATTATCCCCACACCGGGGTGAGGAGCTGGGGTATGACCTCCACCATTCGCCTACAGATCCCCACCACGCTGCAGGACTAACTGGGGGGAGGATGGATCACGCGGAGGCCATGAAAAACCTTCCTCACAAATTGCGTTTCAAGATCCCCGGAAGCAACGACGGAACCGATGCCCAGGGAGACGGTGGCGTCGCCAGACGCAGCCCCACGCTCTCTACTGCGGGCCGGGAAGCTCCAAGAGAGAAAGGACTGAGCGGAGGCAGCGAGGCAGGAGCAGGCCCGGCATGCACCAGCTCCTGGATCCAGCACATCGAGGGGGAGGAAAGCAGGAGGGGGCGACACTCCCCTCAATACAGTGCTTTGACCTCCAACTACAGCCTCCAGCCCCCTCCCGCTCAAGTGCAACCGGAGGTCCAGTACCAGCACGAGAACACTTACCTGAAGTGTCAGCTAAACTCCCTCAGTGAGGAGGTGGCTCAGCTGAAAAAGCTTTTCACAGAGCAGCTCATGGCCAAAGCCAACTGAGGACCGATGCTGTGAGCCAGTCAGCTAGACTTTTAAGGGCAAAGTTTACTTTAAGAAAGCCAAAAAGGACTTTCAAGTCTAGCTCatcatgtgttgtttttatctcaagtattgtattgtattataaTAAATGTCTTTAAAGCTCATCTCATAAACCTGCTGTCTATAACAAACACTCAGTCTGAGCAATCAGTGTTCCTCCAGACAGGGAGTCTTAACTGTACTAGTGTTAAGTGGATAATAGCTTCTTTATTACATACACTGTGACAACTAAAAACATGCAGCACAAAGCTGTTTACATCACATCATCACAGCACAAACCTCACACCGCTCAGCGACGCCAGATTAAAATGCGGCTGGAAGTCGGCCAGCAGGTCGTTGCCACACTGAGATGCGGGAAGTTGCAGTCCGGTAATTAGAGTGGTATGACTTACTGCACAAACAGTTTCCCACCGCTGAGATGGGTCTGCAGAAAACCCGCAAACACAGGCAGAGACAGacagtaaacacacacagaggtgagGTTAATAGCCATCAAAACCTCCACGGGTCTCGGGGAGGGCGGGGTGTTACTCGTTGCTCTGGTGTTGTTGTGTGTCTTTTAGGAACCACACTGTAACTTCTGCTCTGTTTTGGTGTCTCACACCCACTACTGATCTTTGTCCATGCCTGGGTTTCAACATATTTGTGTTACCTCCCTGTTTTCTGTGCCGAGGTAATGATGTAATAATAATGTCTCTCTGTGCGTTTTcatattcaaaaataaaagaaacgtTTGATGGATCCAGCACCACGGTGGCGAGTCAATCATTGCTCATTGCTATTATAAATGGTTATCAAACttaaaaaacttaaaacagcCTCTTTTGGAGCCAGAAATTCTTTCCCAGACAGTGAattgcagaagaaaaaaaaggaagaatgtGAACGGGAATGAGAGAAGGGTCGACAGAAGAGAAGAGGAGTTTCTCTCCCACAGTCCCTGCAGGCGGCAAGATGGGCTGACAGCCAGGCAGACAGAGACAGTGGGCGAGCCCGCTGTTACTCAACAGTTCTGTTACAGACCTTGGAAAACACAAGAGCTCAAAGATAACAGCTGGAATTACAAGTGACAGGAGAGAATTCATGTCATGAAGAAGGGTTAACATGAATATAGTGAGGCCATGTGCACCCTGAAGGCCACCGGAAGACCTTGATAACCTTCTGCGCAGCTCTCAACAAGGAAGGAATGCACTGCCGTTCATTTCCTTCATCCACTTCATGTAATACTATGAAACAGCAGTGAAGAACATCTTAGCCTTCCTActcaaatgcatgtaaatggtaaatggactgcttCTTACAAAGTGCTTCTGTACTCTACATGCCTCAtttacccattcacacacattcttaTGAGCACTTTTTTCTGTGAGCGCTTCCTGTCTAACATTCACCCCAGACTGTGTCACCTTGTGCTCCGTCTGGAAAAATAATAACGAATCATGCTGCTTTGGCGTCAGCAGAGGGCAGCAAAGACAATCTCTTCACTGCGTGCCCTTACCATCAACCCAAATCTGTTAATCCTGCTGTGGATGGTTGCAGTTTTCATTGTTCCTATATGTGCTGGAAGCTACTTCACATGGTGATGTGCAAGAGTTAAAGCCAGCAAACGTATCAGAAGAAATGTGCAGAAAACTGACGCTTCACGAGGAAAAaactcagataaaataaatattaagtgCAATCAGTGTCTTATATTATTTTGTTATGAGGAATAAACTGTAAAAGCTTATTCAGCTTGCCGTGTGTCATTGTGATTATTTGCACTCACAAACATGAGGCAACAATTTTGAGTAAAATGCAGCTGAAATATATAAACATCAGTACAATTCATTTAACTGGATTCCAATAACTGAATGTTTTACATTGTAATTATATAACAAAATTACATGGAAAAGTGACATGAAATCAGCGTAACTGTTTTGTCTTATTGCAAAACAAAGACTTATGAAATCTTTTAAATACACTAGAAAGCAgctgagagacacacacacacaaagatccGCCCTGCAATAAGATGAGCTGTCTATAAGCCTCTGAAATGTCAAAATACAAACACTGGATTAGAATAGATTTGATTAGTAAAACAGGCTGAGAGTGAAGTGAAGAAAGCCTGCGGTGAAACTGAAAGGGAACAAGGTAGAGGCAGTCGCTGCAGGTGTGGCGGGGGGAGAGAAAGGGAGTCTGCTTTAATGGATCCACTGCAACATGCTGTCGTTCCACTACCATCCTCACCCACATCCATGCACCCATacaccccccctccctccccacacacacaacccCCTCT contains these protein-coding regions:
- the nfil3-6 gene encoding nuclear factor, interleukin 3 regulated, member 6 codes for the protein MFEEDSQEMRVQEDVGVLRAVESPSAVASAGGGAGGALSFTDEAVSILTSSSLLARSLLGRTSAVKRKESPSSSARRKREFIPHEKKDDSYWDKRRKNNEAAKRSREKRRVNDMVLESRVLALLEENARLRAELLALKFRFGLVKDPSNAPILPLTTAPQHTPQPLTPQYYLPRGDGGLQGSSAPHPNNQPAQMSSRGSRDAGSMSEDSGFSTPGGSSVGSPIFFEDRLSDHGKLSPHRGEELGYDLHHSPTDPHHAAGLTGGRMDHAEAMKNLPHKLRFKIPGSNDGTDAQGDGGVARRSPTLSTAGREAPREKGLSGGSEAGAGPACTSSWIQHIEGEESRRGRHSPQYSALTSNYSLQPPPAQVQPEVQYQHENTYLKCQLNSLSEEVAQLKKLFTEQLMAKAN